The genome window CAGACATAAATGTTACACCCTATATATTCCAATATTTAGCTTAATAAAGACGCGGCCAAAATAGGAACTATTATTGTCGCGTCTCCGTATATGGTTGCGTGTTTGGCATTTGGTCTAATCTTATTCCAAGATATTGCTTCTCTTGGTTTGGCTCCACTTAAACTACCATCATATTCTTGAGCAGTAGTTACATATACAGCGTAATCTAAACCATCTTTAAACTGATTCCACCATATCGTATGGTGCTTACTTATACCACCTCCTATTATTAATGCGCCACTCTTTTTGCAAGAAAAGACCAGATCTTTAATAAGCCGCATATCCTCAAATAGATTAATCTTAAAGTTCAGAAATTGAGATTGTATAAATAGATTTGTCCCAAAACTACCATCTACTATTCCAGGGACTATTATTGGAACCTTCTTCTCATAAGCTGCTCTTAGAATCGAATTAGAGTCGTTTATTTTCTTTCCAAACTCCCATAGTAACTCATACGCGGCTATTTCCTTTTTATCCTTAGTCATTTCAGGCAAGAATTTCCTTACAACGTCTTCAATAATTTTGCCATAGGATTCAAAGGGAACTAGAATATTTCCTAATCTGTGAATCTCTAGATCTTTTAGCATAGCATCATCAATATCAAAGGAACCTTTGTAATAGACCCCACCAAAGCTTCTAGCCAAATCATGATCTATCGTACCCCCAGTTGTTACTATTATGTTAAAGTATCCTCTTTTCACAAGATCTGCAAATAAGCCTCTTAATCCTGTAGAAACGAGATTTGCAGTAAACGATAGAAACCTCAAATCCGCGTCTTTAATCATTTCTTTAAGAATCTTAGAACCTCTTACTATGCCCTCACTACTAAAACCGTATATCTTATCAAATACATTAATTATATCACTATATTTCTCTAGATCGCTCAATGTTATATCTTCGACTGGATTTTTTAACAAATTCTCTCTATTTATCATCCTTTAGTAACCCCTATAGGTCTTAATCGCATAACCAATTTAGCGATTTTAACCTCATGAGCAACTTTAGCTACCCTATCAACGTCTTTATAAGCTCCTGGCGCCTCTTCAGCTACTACTCTCCTAGTGGCAGCCCTTACTACAATACCCTTTTCAGCTAAAGTTTCAACTACCACATTAGCAGGGTAATTTCTCACTGCAGCTTCTCTAGACATCCACCTACCAGCTCCATGAGGCGCTGTAAACCATGTCCTTCTACCCTCTGGAATTCCAACCATAACGTAACTAGCAGTACCCATACTACCTGGTATTAAGACGATCTGACCAATATTTCTATGATCAGCAGGGATTTCTGGACTACCAGGTGGAAAAGCTCTAGTAGCACCTTTTCTATGTACCAATACTTTCTTCCTTTTTCCCTCAATTACATACTCCTCAATTTTAGCTATATTATGCGCTACATCATAAACTATGTTAAGGTCTAGTTTCTCTGGGTCGACACCAAATACTCTGCCAAAGCTCTCTCTCGTCCAATGAGTAATCAATTGTCTATTTGTCCACGCGAAGTTAGCTCCAGACGCCATTGCATGAAAATAATCTTGACCCTCTCTACTTTCAAATGGAACTGCAGCTAGTTCCCTATCTGGCAGTTGAATGTTGTACTTCTTCATTGCTCTTTCCATAATTTGCAAATAGTCACTAGCTATCTGATGACCTAGGCCTCTTGACCCCGTATGAACCATGACCATTACTTGACCTTCGTGATCTATTCCTATTGCTTTAGCAATTTGAGGATCAAATATCTTATCAACAACTTGAATTTCTAAGAAGTGATTACCAGCTCCTAAAGTTCCCAATTGAGAAGCACCTCTTTGTTTAGCTATTAGACTTACTTTTGAAGGATCTGCCAACTCCCAGCTGCCATGTTGCTCCATATGATTCATATCTTCTTTCCATCCAAAAC of Sulfolobus sp. E5-1-F contains these proteins:
- a CDS encoding deoxyhypusine synthase, whose translation is MINRENLLKNPVEDITLSDLEKYSDIINVFDKIYGFSSEGIVRGSKILKEMIKDADLRFLSFTANLVSTGLRGLFADLVKRGYFNIIVTTGGTIDHDLARSFGGVYYKGSFDIDDAMLKDLEIHRLGNILVPFESYGKIIEDVVRKFLPEMTKDKKEIAAYELLWEFGKKINDSNSILRAAYEKKVPIIVPGIVDGSFGTNLFIQSQFLNFKINLFEDMRLIKDLVFSCKKSGALIIGGGISKHHTIWWNQFKDGLDYAVYVTTAQEYDGSLSGAKPREAISWNKIRPNAKHATIYGDATIIVPILAASLLS
- a CDS encoding RtcB family protein; its protein translation is MQINITKVSSYEWRIDKGTQECMKVPVTVFADDVLIEKMKQDMTLRQATNVACLPGVQESIYVLPDGHQGYGFPIGGIAATAIDEGGVVSPGGIGYDINCGVRLLRTNLDYKDVKPKLAQLVEELHRNVPSGVGSEGKVKLTSQQLDQVLAEGVAWAVDKGFGWKEDMNHMEQHGSWELADPSKVSLIAKQRGASQLGTLGAGNHFLEIQVVDKIFDPQIAKAIGIDHEGQVMVMVHTGSRGLGHQIASDYLQIMERAMKKYNIQLPDRELAAVPFESREGQDYFHAMASGANFAWTNRQLITHWTRESFGRVFGVDPEKLDLNIVYDVAHNIAKIEEYVIEGKRKKVLVHRKGATRAFPPGSPEIPADHRNIGQIVLIPGSMGTASYVMVGIPEGRRTWFTAPHGAGRWMSREAAVRNYPANVVVETLAEKGIVVRAATRRVVAEEAPGAYKDVDRVAKVAHEVKIAKLVMRLRPIGVTKG